CACTTTTTTTCTTGGCTTGGAATCCCAAAAGATGGGCCTCCTTCACCCTCCTTTCTTGCTGGTcattccattttcttcttctttacagCTTTACGAGTGCAACCTTCTTCCCTAGACCAGTACCAACGTAACCTCTCTCTCCATCTTCTCAAATTCTTTGATCGCTTATAATGTGagtaaaaacttgtttttcatccATATGAGTACAATGCTcgttttataaataataaaataaaaaaatggcctttgttttaattattcatAATAATTGTTAATCAACCCAAAATGGAATGATCAAATACCAAGCCCTGTTTTTTGGATGTTGATTAATAaacaagattaaataaataaaaatagtatttgtaTTAATTGGCTTTATTAGTTGATAATTGACTCAAGATGGTATGGTCTATCATTAGACCCTATCTTTTATAATTACGTCTCATTTTATAAATCACAAAACTAAATAGATGTATTCATTATTTTCCAAATAACCTATGATGGAATggtttaaaattagatttgactTTTGGATGTTTAGTTGTTTGACGGCGACCATACATGTCCAAATTTTACATTAAATGATTGTATTATATGTTAATGATCTAGGATGAAATGGTCTCATCATAGGCCATGTCTTTCAAATGTTagttaacaaataatataatcaatTAATGTCGTTCATCAAATGATCTAAAATGGTAAAGTCTAACATTAGGTATTGCCCTTTGAACGGTGCTTTATGGATATTGACAATACCCTAAAATACATATAGCATGGTTTAGACAAGCCACAtgaatacatatttattattgaaaacatACAACAATATAACTTATTCTAGATATCTATCTTTTATATGgtgatatctattttttatattacataaTTAATCCCTTACCCAGAAACtctaaaaactaattaatgtttttgttataataaaatacaattagatgattattttttccctataaatttactatttttaaatatgagCTCCCTAAGATATTTACATGCAatataaccaataaaaaatataatctgcTGTGACTGATTTTTCTTTAAGATATGacccatcaaaacaatttaaatccaAACTCAAATACCAAGttgaaataacaagtaaaaacaTGCATTTAGTTTAGAGATTGACTATAGCTATCGTACCGGTGGCTTTGACAATTGaacaaagtttttaattaaGGGTGGTCCATAGAGGACTCCCACTCAAATTTTTATCTACCAAATGTTGGATGAGAACTTGACGGCTTTTAAAGCTGAAAAGTTACTTCTCTTGACTTTATAATCTCATACTTGAAAAAGTTAAGTGCCCCAATGTAGcttaaattaattcataaatggtttttatattactctctaaTTATTTCCCTCGATAAAAAGCCTCTTAAATATTAAACATAACGAGGGTTTGAAATTTAAGTTCCAactattcttcttttttgagctcaatggtttttgttttcctctttCAACATGAAGAGCCATCGAGTGCCTCAGCTGGCTTCAAGACTTTATCGCCATGAAGCagtgaagatgaaattaattaaaaaaacgcAAGGATAACACTTAAATATATGATGTTTTATTCGATGAAAAGGGACTACAACAAAAGCATACCCCGAGTTTCCACTCAATAATTAACTCCATCTTTAAGAAAGCATACATGTGTGTTGCTCTTTACCAACATTCATAGAATTTGACATCGACGCGGAGCCTGAAATACACATCACCTTCAAATGAATCAGTCATTATGGTTGCAATTCCTCTGTGCATGAAAAAATCTCCGGTGCCTCCAACCACAGATATATCTCTACTCTTCACCAAAATTGGGTCGGCTCCGATGAAACTTATGGTCCCTTGGTGTTCTGTGCTATTAAGAGCAAATGTAAAGCTGAGCCAAGAAGTGAAGGTGTTCTTGTTATCATAGATATACAAGCCTTGCGCCCTCCCAACTGGTGGTGAATGAAGATTGTTGTCGAGGGTAATGGGATCATCAAAAACTATAATGTTGCCAAAATGGTTCTGCCCTGCTAAGATGGTTAAGTTAGCCCCTTCCGGCGCCGCCACAATTGCCGATGTTGCATTGGCAGCATTCTGGCCATTGTAAAGAATGTCATGGAAGTATAGGACTAACTCCTTGCATGGTTTGTACTGCTTCTTCTTGCCTGGGTAGGCTGAAGATACAGCAAGAAacataaagaaacaaagaagaatACAGCTTgctctcatttttatttgtttttgctagtGACAATCTTGAGGCAAATGAAGCAACAAGagcaaaaaaagagagaaagatttgGATGATTGAGCTAGTCGTGAGTACTTAGCTCCATGCTTCATCTCCTTATATAAGGGCAACATTGTGGATCTTTCGAGGAAGCTGGTCATTTGAAAAACGAGGGCCAATCGAATTTTGTTAATATACGGTCAGttgaattttgtatttttttttaattttatgaaatggaTTTGTCTATAAAGTACTTTGCTACCTACTACAcatcatttttatcaaaataagaaaaaagaaattccgAAGATTTTTCTCCTGGAGATCCACTTCCATTTCCACCATGGCCCAGGAAGGCAACAAAATTGACATTACAAGTTGAATGAGATGGCTAGAAAATCAAAGGGCATGGATAATCATGCATTTCGCTCACAgtgatcaaattaatttacttcttaaataataaatagtacTGAATTTAGAACTTCGTCGGAGGCACTTCAGGACTCTTCGACTACCGTCGGTAgttcattaattttatgattctCGTACTCAAATTAGCTTCGATTGAACTAAGGTAGAAAGTGGATTGAACTAGTTCATTAATTTGAACTAAGACATGTTCAGCTAGCTTGTTCCTCTGTCCCTCTAACAGGTTAAAGAGGACACAGCACTTGGATAGTGGGAAGGTGGGCATAACCATCAATCGAGACTATCATTCATTTTacagctaattaattaattaattatatagaaCTGTCATCTTGTGGGATTgataaacaagttaaaaaatttctaaattggTTACAGTAATCAATTAGGATAGATAGTTCATTTGAAGCCAACCAGTCTTCGATAAGCAACCCTTTCTCTTCtcgaaattattattatttcgaGAATGACTTCAGCAGACATTATTAGTCTGCCATCGAGCAAGCAGCCTGGGAAAATCATGACTTGCAAACCAATAAAAGAACCTTCACCGACTATAATAAAGAAACAAGATTCTTtcctttgaagtttttttttttttcttttttatgctcTTAGCTACTGATAATCGACAAAAATAGCATATGTAATCCGTTCACAATTTGTACAAATATTTAAGGATTTTTCATAAACAAAgtaatactttaattttttgggAGATGAAGtcagaaaaatcaaaagcaagatttttttttttgttcaaatgaaatatttcttcttatatatgaaaagactaaaaaattagcttttcaagtttttaaatttaaaccgagtttatataatatattttatagattctacttagtttttctttccaacttttttaatgtttttaaaatgatgaaaaaatatgagaaataattttttttatataaaaacacctTTTAGCAatgtaaaatactaaaattattttcatatttagttaatattataaatgttatttttcaattaacataaagattttctttattttcaattaacaatataaattttttcatgataatttttaatttgaatgaaataaaattaatattctataattagattatcacaaatataaaatattaaaataacttataaattacagttttaattaacattttttatgaaaaataagttataatcttaatatatttttttttgatgaaaaaatcgTATCGATTCTCAATAACAATATTAGAAAGgagtttttctttataaaaaaaaactagaaattaaaaaaaaaaaaaaatttatgttaatgAATAGATTTTACTCTTGTAAAAGATGGGAAGCTGTACTTTAAAACAATTCACGTGTTTAGTCTGGGGGCCATGGTTGGAGCACATAAGCTGGAGGGAGTGTTTCGaagcaagttttaattttttttttttaatattttcatattatttttatattctatattaaaaataaattttaaaaaataaaaatatatattatttaaatattttttaaaataaaaaatactttaaaaaataaatttaaatattaggtGGCGTGTTTTTTTGACTTGTTGGATAAAATCGGGCACGTGATAAATAATTAAGATAGCCATGATGATAATTTAGGTTTGATAGCCAATAGGGCAGTCCACAGTACTTCACAGAAAAAGGTTATATAACGGCatgatttgagtttttatttttttcatcataattattaatttgaatgaaataaaattaatattccattaaaaaatataaaatattaaaataattattataaattatggttttaatttttttttatgaaaaataagttgtaatttaattatatttttttgatgaaaaact
This region of Populus alba chromosome 3, ASM523922v2, whole genome shotgun sequence genomic DNA includes:
- the LOC118034870 gene encoding disease resistance response protein 206 — its product is MRASCILLCFFMFLAVSSAYPGKKKQYKPCKELVLYFHDILYNGQNAANATSAIVAAPEGANLTILAGQNHFGNIIVFDDPITLDNNLHSPPVGRAQGLYIYDNKNTFTSWLSFTFALNSTEHQGTISFIGADPILVKSRDISVVGGTGDFFMHRGIATIMTDSFEGDVYFRLRVDVKFYECW